The following are from one region of the Catenulispora sp. EB89 genome:
- a CDS encoding FAD-dependent monooxygenase, with protein sequence MTTGSIRIGVVGGSIAGCAAALAAAQAVPGAAVVVFERSAGELRERGAGIGIQHERFAELVAAGLLDASLPATTNAARQWYAWGGEGSGLGKLIWPQPFPFNAYNWGHLHRSLRGRLPSHVEYRGDARVVSAAPSESGASVTLADGTVEHFDLLLGADGYRSVVREAMFPGVVPEYAGYLCWRGLADFAELEGLPTDAFFTVGFRHGHLVAYPIPADDGRRHFNWVLYSMVPPELASDLGTATSIPPGAVSDGLLDFMDALLTRELPPLWAAALRKTPREEVFIQPIYDFEAPAYAKHRMLLLGDAGAVARPHAGAGAVKAMQDAATLLHLWPAATDLDDLAARYDAARRPAGDAVVALARRIGEAQVLHTPDWSAFEEATFIPWLTAQMELPDGTEIGGRKL encoded by the coding sequence ATGACAACTGGCAGCATACGAATCGGCGTGGTCGGCGGCAGCATCGCCGGGTGCGCGGCGGCGTTGGCGGCGGCGCAGGCGGTGCCCGGCGCGGCGGTCGTCGTGTTCGAGCGTTCGGCCGGGGAGCTGCGGGAGCGCGGGGCTGGGATCGGCATCCAGCATGAGCGGTTCGCGGAGCTGGTCGCGGCGGGGCTTCTCGATGCTTCGCTGCCCGCTACGACCAACGCCGCGCGGCAGTGGTACGCGTGGGGCGGCGAGGGGTCCGGGCTCGGGAAGCTGATCTGGCCGCAGCCCTTCCCTTTCAATGCCTACAACTGGGGGCACCTGCACCGCTCGTTGCGCGGCCGGTTGCCGTCGCACGTCGAGTACCGGGGCGACGCACGGGTGGTCTCGGCGGCGCCCAGCGAATCCGGTGCCTCCGTCACGCTGGCCGATGGCACCGTCGAGCACTTCGACCTGCTGCTGGGTGCCGATGGCTACCGCTCGGTGGTGCGCGAGGCGATGTTTCCGGGCGTCGTGCCGGAGTACGCGGGCTACCTGTGCTGGCGGGGCCTGGCGGACTTCGCAGAGCTCGAGGGGCTGCCGACCGATGCGTTCTTCACCGTCGGTTTCCGGCACGGGCACCTGGTCGCGTACCCGATCCCCGCCGATGACGGCCGTCGGCACTTCAACTGGGTGCTGTACTCCATGGTCCCGCCGGAGCTGGCCAGCGACCTGGGCACCGCGACGAGCATCCCGCCCGGCGCGGTCTCGGACGGCCTCCTGGACTTCATGGACGCGTTGCTCACCCGCGAACTGCCGCCACTCTGGGCCGCGGCACTCCGCAAGACCCCGCGCGAAGAGGTCTTCATCCAGCCGATCTACGACTTCGAAGCTCCCGCCTACGCCAAGCACCGCATGCTCCTGCTCGGCGACGCCGGCGCGGTCGCGCGCCCCCACGCGGGCGCCGGCGCGGTGAAGGCCATGCAGGACGCCGCCACCCTCCTGCACCTCTGGCCCGCCGCCACCGACCTCGACGACCTCGCCGCGCGCTACGACGCGGCCCGCCGCCCCGCCGGCGACGCCGTCGTTGCGCTGGCCCGCCGCATCGGCGAGGCGCAGGTGCTGCACACGCCGGACTGGTCGGCGTTCGAGGAAGCGACGTTCATCCCCTGGCTCACCGCGCAGATGGAACTGCCGGACGGGACGGAGATCGGCGGACGGAAATTGTGA
- a CDS encoding sensor histidine kinase, with product MTWNRFLLGRSTRVYDAVLIVGMLSVALLVPLSQPAQPWRHMDFLGQILITLSIVPALVRRSAPWVTLIASCAACVAIEACGFWPVVGTYGPMIALYSLAAYRGLRAGAYGASVLGVIWIYGGIVTRGGSLPATIVQAIVVPVILAVFGLQAFRLAERNIRLAELTEQLHKEQAARAELAVTAERLRIARELHDVVAHHLSVVSIQAGLASYVFDSDPPTAQEALGAVRATSNEALQEMRSVLRLLRGGARPGQAGSGTADSGAEAQGGGRTPGLAQLDALVERVGAAGVDVRLALTGARRPLGEGTEFAVYRIVQEALTNVLKHVGPAATAEVALHFSADCFEARITNTVPSAESGQAQVQVHSVHSGETDHRGAGDGLIGMRERARMLGGTLAAGPRAQGGFEVVFSLPTASAAE from the coding sequence ATGACCTGGAACCGATTTCTGCTCGGCAGGTCGACGCGGGTGTACGACGCCGTATTGATCGTCGGGATGCTGTCCGTCGCCCTGCTCGTGCCGCTCTCGCAGCCGGCGCAGCCATGGCGCCACATGGACTTCCTCGGCCAGATCCTCATCACGCTCTCGATCGTCCCCGCGCTGGTGCGCCGCTCGGCGCCGTGGGTGACCCTGATCGCCAGCTGCGCGGCGTGCGTGGCGATCGAGGCGTGCGGCTTCTGGCCGGTCGTCGGGACATACGGTCCCATGATCGCGCTCTACAGCCTGGCGGCTTACCGCGGGCTGCGCGCGGGAGCGTACGGCGCCTCAGTACTGGGGGTGATCTGGATTTACGGCGGCATCGTCACCCGGGGCGGTTCCCTGCCCGCGACCATTGTGCAGGCCATCGTCGTACCCGTGATCCTTGCCGTCTTCGGGCTCCAGGCCTTCCGGCTGGCCGAGCGCAATATCCGTCTCGCGGAGCTCACCGAGCAGCTTCACAAAGAGCAGGCCGCGCGCGCTGAGCTCGCGGTGACGGCTGAGCGCCTGCGGATCGCGCGGGAGCTGCATGACGTGGTCGCACACCACCTGTCGGTCGTCTCGATCCAGGCCGGTCTCGCGTCGTACGTGTTCGACTCGGATCCGCCGACGGCGCAGGAGGCTTTGGGCGCGGTCAGGGCCACGAGCAACGAAGCCTTGCAGGAGATGCGGTCTGTGCTGCGTCTCTTGCGCGGCGGCGCGCGCCCCGGCCAGGCGGGCTCCGGTACGGCGGACTCCGGCGCGGAGGCGCAGGGCGGGGGACGCACGCCGGGGCTGGCGCAGCTGGACGCTCTGGTCGAGCGCGTGGGCGCCGCCGGCGTGGACGTACGGCTCGCGCTCACCGGCGCGCGCAGGCCGCTGGGAGAGGGCACCGAGTTCGCGGTCTACCGGATCGTGCAGGAAGCGCTGACGAACGTGCTCAAGCACGTGGGACCGGCAGCCACGGCGGAGGTGGCGCTGCACTTCAGTGCGGATTGCTTCGAGGCACGCATAACCAACACCGTCCCGTCGGCGGAGTCCGGACAGGCCCAAGTCCAAGTCCATAGTGTCCATAGCGGGGAAACCGATCACCGCGGTGCCGGAGACGGGCTCATCGGCATGCGCGAGCGAGCCAGGATGCTTGGCGGCACGCTGGCCGCCGGGCCGCGTGCGCAGGGCGGATTCGAGGTTGTGTTCAGTCTGCCGACGGCCTCGGCCGCTGAGTGA
- a CDS encoding beta-ketoacyl-ACP synthase III: MPGSRIAALGHSQPDRVLTNADLAQLVDTSDEWITTRVGVRTRRVAEPGQTLDEFAAVAAGKALAGAGIAAADVDLVLVATSTAVATSPNTAARVAARLGMKAPATIDVNVVCSGFTHALALADQAIRCGQAATAVVVGADFMSAVTDWTDRSTCVLVGDGAGAAVVTATDHASGISPVLWGSVPERGRAVVIEGTPNRFSQEGQTVFRWATTELPAVARRVCDRAGIRPEDLGGVVFHQANLRIIEPLAAKLGAVNAVIARDVVDSGNTSAASIPIALAKLVERREIPAGAPVLLFGFGGNLSYAGQVVTSP, encoded by the coding sequence GTGCCCGGTTCCCGGATCGCAGCCCTCGGCCACAGCCAGCCCGACCGCGTCCTCACCAACGCCGACCTGGCGCAGCTGGTCGACACCAGCGACGAGTGGATCACCACGCGCGTGGGGGTGCGGACCCGCCGTGTCGCCGAGCCCGGCCAGACGCTCGACGAGTTCGCCGCCGTGGCCGCCGGCAAGGCGCTGGCCGGCGCCGGCATCGCGGCGGCCGACGTGGACCTGGTCCTCGTAGCGACCAGCACCGCCGTCGCGACCAGCCCGAACACCGCCGCGCGCGTCGCGGCGCGCCTGGGCATGAAGGCCCCGGCGACCATCGACGTGAACGTCGTCTGCTCCGGCTTCACCCACGCCCTGGCGCTGGCCGACCAGGCGATCCGCTGCGGCCAGGCCGCCACGGCCGTGGTCGTCGGCGCCGACTTCATGAGCGCCGTCACCGACTGGACCGACCGCAGCACCTGCGTCCTGGTCGGCGACGGCGCGGGCGCCGCGGTGGTCACCGCCACCGACCACGCGTCCGGCATCAGCCCGGTGCTGTGGGGGTCGGTCCCCGAACGCGGCCGCGCCGTGGTCATCGAGGGCACGCCGAACCGCTTCTCCCAGGAGGGCCAGACCGTCTTCCGCTGGGCCACCACCGAACTCCCGGCCGTGGCCCGCCGGGTCTGCGACCGCGCCGGCATCCGCCCCGAGGACCTCGGCGGCGTCGTCTTCCACCAGGCGAACCTGCGCATCATCGAGCCGCTGGCGGCCAAGCTCGGCGCCGTGAACGCGGTGATCGCCCGGGACGTCGTCGACTCCGGCAACACCTCCGCCGCCTCGATCCCGATCGCGCTGGCGAAGCTGGTCGAGCGGCGGGAGATCCCGGCGGGCGCGCCGGTGCTGCTGTTCGGGTTCGGCGGGAACCTGTCCTACGCCGGGCAGGTCGTGACGAGCCCCTGA
- a CDS encoding tetratricopeptide repeat protein — MRIEMWADIANPWTHAAAERLRVALGAGDVAAEVVWRPLLTDAADPDAPRDALRLLVLAEERGGVELQGRVVAELLASHDVRDLVELAAVAERAGFPDGGALLASGGGQARLRELLLIGKARGITISPTLADGERLLEFAMSPATIGEFLDASDGADADAGRSARRLPPEVERLRWAEELLALNDPLGALVLLEPLLAEHAQDPNIRRVAASAYFASAQLGRARQVLEATLADHPSDSYARLMLGRTLKRQGHAEEAGTHLRMAAAMTPEYA; from the coding sequence ATGCGTATCGAGATGTGGGCCGACATCGCCAACCCGTGGACCCACGCCGCGGCCGAGCGGCTGCGCGTGGCGTTGGGGGCGGGTGACGTCGCCGCCGAAGTTGTCTGGCGTCCGCTGCTGACCGATGCCGCCGATCCCGACGCGCCGCGTGATGCCCTGCGCCTGCTGGTGCTCGCCGAGGAGCGTGGCGGGGTCGAGCTGCAGGGTCGGGTCGTTGCTGAGCTGCTGGCGTCGCATGATGTGCGCGACCTGGTCGAGCTGGCCGCCGTCGCGGAGCGTGCGGGGTTCCCGGACGGCGGGGCGCTGTTGGCGTCCGGCGGCGGGCAGGCGCGGCTGCGTGAGCTGCTGCTGATCGGCAAGGCGCGCGGCATCACCATCTCGCCGACGCTCGCCGACGGGGAGCGGTTGCTGGAGTTCGCGATGTCGCCGGCGACGATCGGCGAGTTCCTCGACGCGTCCGACGGCGCAGACGCCGACGCCGGCAGAAGCGCGCGCCGCCTCCCGCCCGAGGTCGAGCGCCTCCGCTGGGCCGAGGAACTGCTCGCCCTCAACGACCCGCTCGGCGCCCTGGTGCTCCTGGAGCCGCTGCTGGCCGAGCACGCTCAGGACCCGAACATCCGCCGCGTCGCCGCCTCGGCGTACTTCGCCTCGGCGCAGCTGGGCCGGGCACGCCAGGTCCTGGAGGCGACGCTCGCCGACCACCCCTCCGACTCCTACGCGCGCCTGATGCTCGGCCGCACGCTGAAGCGTCAGGGACACGCCGAGGAGGCCGGGACGCATCTCCGAATGGCCGCGGCGATGACGCCGGAATACGCGTAG
- a CDS encoding ABC transporter substrate-binding protein, translating into MAAARGGAPVASAAGHRRRAFAALLLAASTAASAGCAYGGGYGGGGLAYGDPAGRPDSHTPFPVGLLLDTSGTNGTGGVDARDGFELYVSQHAGRLGGRPAQVTVANEGPTPAATATTMQGLVAAGAQTVVGPIDYAGYESVAPLADAAHVPLIGVVARPDLTDISYIWNVAFLSTEPGAAIAPFIYNHVKSPVFAIGGNYPGDWEQVRGFVDSYTALGGKLANTGGQPTFTPAATFTPANDTTDFTPYLQAIKDSGAKAVYCAFTGAEAVRFVQQYARSQVKDLPLYAVGLVTDGPLLKQEGPAATNITSVLNYSPDVDTAANRAFVSAWAAGHDGQEPSVYALDGYDAAALLDQAVAQAGPNAGAAAVNAAIAALGRIDSPRGAWQLASTTHAPIQKWYLRRVQVDGTALANVEIEELATLPD; encoded by the coding sequence ATGGCGGCGGCCCGGGGCGGTGCCCCTGTCGCGAGTGCCGCCGGGCACCGCCGGCGGGCCTTCGCCGCACTGCTGCTGGCCGCCTCCACCGCCGCCTCGGCGGGCTGCGCGTACGGCGGCGGCTACGGCGGCGGCGGCCTGGCGTACGGCGACCCCGCGGGCCGCCCCGACAGCCACACGCCGTTCCCGGTGGGGCTGCTGCTGGACACGTCCGGCACCAACGGCACCGGCGGCGTCGACGCCCGCGACGGCTTCGAGCTCTACGTCAGCCAGCACGCCGGCCGGCTCGGCGGCCGTCCGGCGCAGGTGACCGTCGCCAACGAGGGCCCGACACCGGCGGCCACCGCGACGACGATGCAGGGCCTGGTGGCGGCCGGGGCGCAGACCGTCGTCGGCCCGATCGACTACGCGGGCTACGAGAGCGTCGCACCGCTGGCGGACGCGGCACACGTACCGCTGATCGGCGTGGTGGCGCGTCCGGACCTGACGGACATCAGCTACATATGGAACGTGGCGTTCCTGTCCACGGAGCCCGGCGCGGCGATCGCACCGTTCATCTACAACCACGTCAAGTCCCCGGTCTTCGCAATCGGCGGCAACTACCCCGGCGACTGGGAGCAGGTGCGCGGGTTCGTCGACTCCTACACCGCCCTCGGCGGCAAGCTGGCCAACACCGGAGGCCAGCCGACGTTCACCCCGGCGGCGACGTTCACGCCGGCGAACGACACCACCGACTTCACCCCGTACCTCCAGGCGATCAAGGACTCCGGAGCGAAGGCGGTGTACTGCGCCTTCACCGGCGCCGAGGCGGTGCGCTTCGTGCAGCAGTACGCGCGCTCGCAGGTGAAGGACCTGCCGCTGTACGCGGTCGGCCTGGTCACCGACGGCCCGCTGCTGAAGCAGGAGGGCCCGGCGGCCACGAACATCACCTCGGTACTGAACTACTCCCCCGACGTCGACACGGCCGCCAACCGGGCCTTCGTCTCAGCGTGGGCAGCGGGCCACGACGGCCAGGAGCCGAGCGTCTACGCCCTGGACGGCTACGACGCGGCGGCACTACTGGACCAGGCAGTCGCCCAGGCCGGCCCGAACGCAGGCGCCGCAGCCGTCAACGCGGCGATCGCGGCGCTGGGGCGCATCGACAGCCCGCGCGGGGCTTGGCAGCTGGCGTCGACGACGCACGCGCCGATCCAGAAGTGGTATCTGCGGCGGGTGCAGGTGGACGGGACGGCGCTGGCGAATGTGGAGATCGAGGAGTTGGCTACGTTGCCGGATTGA
- a CDS encoding ATP/GTP-binding protein, giving the protein MAAPTIAAKIVVAGGFGVGKTTLVGAVSEIQPLTTEAEMTQAGMGLDDVHLIPTKRSTTVAMDFGRITIAEDLILYLFGTPGQERFWFFWEELSRGALGAVVLADVRRLGDAFAVIDFFEDRRIPHVIAVNQFDGAQVYGHEELRQALALEDDTPLLICDARRRDSARGVLVTLLEHAITQQRMRDDLPPDDRMN; this is encoded by the coding sequence ATGGCCGCCCCCACGATCGCGGCGAAGATCGTCGTGGCCGGCGGCTTCGGCGTCGGGAAGACCACCCTGGTCGGGGCGGTCTCCGAGATCCAGCCGCTGACCACCGAGGCCGAGATGACGCAGGCCGGAATGGGACTGGACGACGTCCACCTGATCCCGACCAAGCGCAGCACCACGGTGGCGATGGACTTCGGCCGCATCACCATCGCCGAGGACCTGATCCTGTACCTGTTCGGCACCCCGGGCCAGGAGCGCTTCTGGTTCTTCTGGGAGGAGCTCTCCCGCGGCGCACTCGGCGCGGTGGTGCTGGCCGACGTCCGGCGCCTGGGCGACGCTTTCGCGGTCATCGACTTCTTCGAGGACCGCCGGATCCCGCACGTCATCGCCGTGAACCAGTTCGACGGCGCGCAGGTGTACGGGCACGAGGAACTGCGCCAGGCACTCGCCTTGGAGGACGACACGCCACTGCTGATCTGCGACGCCCGGCGGCGCGACTCGGCCAGGGGGGTGCTGGTGACGCTGCTGGAGCACGCGATCACGCAGCAGCGGATGCGCGACGACCTGCCGCCCGACGACCGGATGAACTGA
- a CDS encoding roadblock/LC7 domain-containing protein has translation MNEPAPDPHGSLDWLLNDFAHGTPGVQHALAVSADGIVVAASRDLGEEQGEQLAAVAAGLVSLLAGAALLLDSEPVRSNLTELGNGFLFSMAVSDGASLLVYAERECDIGQVTYAMAELINQVGESLTPTARARMLAHGNLPGAR, from the coding sequence ATGAACGAACCTGCACCCGATCCGCACGGCAGCCTCGACTGGCTGCTCAACGACTTCGCCCACGGCACGCCCGGGGTCCAGCACGCGCTGGCGGTCTCCGCCGACGGCATCGTGGTGGCCGCCTCCCGGGATCTGGGCGAGGAGCAGGGTGAGCAGCTCGCGGCGGTGGCCGCCGGACTGGTGAGCCTGCTGGCCGGGGCCGCGCTGCTGCTGGACTCCGAGCCGGTGCGCAGCAACCTGACCGAACTCGGCAACGGCTTCCTGTTCTCGATGGCCGTCAGCGACGGCGCCTCGCTGCTGGTGTACGCCGAGCGCGAGTGCGACATCGGCCAGGTCACCTACGCCATGGCCGAGCTGATCAACCAGGTCGGGGAATCCCTGACGCCGACCGCGCGGGCCCGGATGCTGGCCCACGGCAACCTCCCGGGGGCCCGCTGA
- a CDS encoding nitrate- and nitrite sensing domain-containing protein — protein sequence MRITRRLGVLVAVPLAAVSGFGAVALTASAGEAMRSERLWSLMHTSDAAGKLLGCLQDERTAMALQLTTHQNQLSPDVETRIAQTDAALAAYRHQVRSMPRITPGTRALLSRIDQDLTQLTALRAQIKAQAAPALSTVVFQYRIAIADLAQLRSSVIDDGSASQPIAARLQAANLLYQASEATGQEESDVLRSAVGLPLTPAAVAAIAHDRQAYDDAMEAFDTAAPAGWNERPDQAMTTADILNAQQFEDQISHLGPGDLLSPDKDMWVQTMSARRAALDTVREEMDMATMSAVARLRDRSEHIAEVEAAAIAGTALLVVMISLRLGRPMIRGLRQLRDAANTVAFSGLPAAVEELRTTESLTGRTPEEFADHAGDALPLGTGRGDALNANDPKDELAAVARAFNSVHREALRTAAEQVLLRAGVGATFVALARRGERLTGALTSELDRAERLEQDPDRLARLFVLDHLAARMARNNESLLVLGGEGSARVRERPVTLLDVLRAALGRIERYTRVDLEAVDRGVVIAPHVVDHLVHLCAELLDNATAFSAPDSRVTVEGHRMTDRVIIQIADRGLGMTPARRAELNTQLAAPRQVDSETVRAMGLTVVAHLAAWYGIEIQLRARPGGGTVAEVGLPLRVVSAEAGAAPADGTVHLVPDTAAAVNRINGVNGVNGEDAAAEDIDWPELPFPDVDEPATIGANGSAHVNGSVSADGSSGSAQVNGHASANGSNGSQSSDTYTTVNGLPVRRPKAQLPARARRTPAPEAAASPAPPTDGGPGSHPEPAKKKARIDRDPEYVAATMAAYARGLSGRNGPKS from the coding sequence TTGAGGATCACGCGCAGGCTCGGCGTCCTGGTCGCCGTCCCGCTCGCCGCGGTGTCCGGCTTCGGGGCCGTGGCGTTGACCGCCTCCGCCGGCGAGGCCATGCGCAGTGAGCGTCTGTGGTCCCTGATGCACACCTCGGACGCCGCGGGCAAACTGTTGGGCTGCTTACAGGACGAGCGCACCGCGATGGCGTTGCAGCTCACCACCCACCAGAACCAGCTCTCCCCCGACGTCGAGACCCGCATAGCGCAGACCGACGCGGCGCTGGCCGCCTACCGGCACCAGGTCCGCTCCATGCCGCGGATCACGCCGGGGACCAGGGCTCTGCTCTCGCGCATCGACCAGGACCTGACGCAGCTGACGGCGCTGCGCGCGCAGATCAAGGCACAGGCCGCGCCGGCGCTGTCCACGGTGGTGTTCCAGTACCGCATCGCGATCGCCGACCTGGCACAGCTGCGCAGCTCGGTGATCGACGACGGCAGCGCCTCGCAGCCGATCGCGGCCCGGCTGCAGGCCGCGAACCTGCTGTATCAGGCCTCTGAGGCGACCGGGCAGGAGGAGTCCGACGTGCTGCGCTCGGCGGTCGGACTGCCGCTGACGCCGGCCGCGGTCGCCGCGATCGCGCACGACCGGCAGGCCTACGACGACGCGATGGAGGCCTTCGACACCGCGGCCCCGGCCGGCTGGAACGAGCGCCCGGACCAGGCGATGACCACCGCGGACATCCTGAACGCGCAGCAGTTCGAGGACCAGATATCCCACCTGGGCCCCGGGGACCTGCTGTCGCCGGACAAGGACATGTGGGTGCAGACGATGAGCGCCCGGCGGGCCGCGCTGGACACGGTCCGCGAGGAGATGGACATGGCGACCATGTCCGCCGTGGCCCGGCTGCGCGACCGCTCCGAGCACATCGCCGAGGTGGAGGCCGCCGCGATCGCCGGCACCGCGCTGCTGGTGGTGATGATCAGCCTGCGGCTCGGCCGGCCGATGATCAGGGGCCTGCGACAGCTGCGGGACGCGGCGAACACCGTCGCCTTCTCCGGCCTGCCGGCCGCCGTCGAGGAGCTGCGCACCACCGAGTCGCTGACCGGCCGCACCCCCGAGGAGTTCGCCGACCACGCCGGCGACGCGCTGCCGCTGGGCACCGGGCGCGGGGACGCGCTGAACGCGAACGACCCGAAGGACGAGCTGGCCGCGGTCGCGCGGGCCTTCAACTCGGTGCACCGCGAGGCGCTGCGGACCGCCGCGGAGCAGGTGCTGCTGCGCGCCGGAGTGGGCGCCACGTTCGTGGCGCTGGCCCGCCGCGGCGAGCGCCTGACCGGCGCGCTGACCAGCGAGCTGGACCGCGCCGAGCGCCTGGAGCAGGACCCGGACCGGCTGGCGCGGCTGTTCGTGCTGGACCACCTGGCCGCACGCATGGCGCGGAACAACGAGAGCCTGCTGGTGCTCGGCGGCGAGGGCTCGGCGCGGGTGCGGGAGCGTCCGGTGACGCTGCTGGACGTGCTGCGGGCCGCGCTGGGGCGGATCGAGCGGTACACGCGCGTGGATCTGGAGGCCGTCGATCGGGGGGTCGTCATCGCGCCGCACGTCGTGGACCACCTCGTGCACCTGTGCGCGGAGCTGCTGGACAACGCGACCGCGTTCTCCGCGCCGGACAGCCGGGTGACGGTCGAGGGCCACCGGATGACCGACCGGGTGATCATCCAGATCGCCGACCGCGGCCTGGGGATGACGCCGGCGCGGCGTGCGGAGCTGAACACCCAGCTGGCCGCGCCGCGGCAGGTGGACAGCGAGACGGTGCGGGCGATGGGCCTGACCGTGGTCGCGCATCTGGCCGCGTGGTACGGGATCGAGATCCAGCTGCGGGCCCGGCCCGGCGGCGGGACGGTGGCCGAGGTGGGGCTGCCGTTGCGGGTGGTCTCGGCGGAGGCCGGTGCCGCGCCCGCGGACGGCACGGTCCATCTCGTGCCGGACACGGCCGCCGCGGTCAACCGAATCAACGGGGTCAACGGGGTCAACGGCGAGGACGCCGCCGCCGAGGACATCGACTGGCCCGAGCTGCCGTTCCCGGACGTCGACGAGCCGGCCACGATCGGCGCCAACGGGAGCGCTCACGTCAACGGCAGCGTTTCGGCCGACGGCAGCAGCGGCAGCGCTCAGGTCAACGGCCACGCTTCGGCCAACGGCAGTAACGGATCTCAGTCTTCTGACACCTATACAACTGTGAACGGCCTGCCTGTACGTCGCCCGAAGGCCCAGTTGCCGGCCAGGGCACGGCGCACCCCGGCCCCGGAAGCGGCCGCGTCCCCAGCACCTCCGACCGACGGCGGGCCCGGCAGCCACCCCGAGCCCGCCAAGAAGAAGGCCCGCATCGACCGCGACCCCGAATACGTGGCGGCGACCATGGCCGCCTACGCACGCGGGCTCAGCGGCCGCAACGGGCCGAAATCGTAG
- a CDS encoding ABC transporter transmembrane domain-containing protein, with the protein MRRLPEPDPGLPDTRSATRYLIWLVRMQWTSMTLGAFWGMVWMVSQALMPAAIGKTIDAGVTARDTGEIWRWSTVVLLLGCLTGVAGILRHRCAVTNWLTSAYRTVQLTARQATDLGATLPSRIATGDVVSIGTADTSSIGSTMDVSARFAGAVVSVVLVSVLLLSTEVRIGLTVLIGVPLIMALVGPLLKPMHRRQSEVRALQGKLTGRANDIVAGLRVLRGIGGEPEFAERYREQSQELRFAGVRVARVESVLESAQVLLPGLFVVGVTWLAARLAVSHEITTGQLVAFYGYAAFLVLPLRTITEAWGRLLRAHVAATKVVRVLALSHPLAETAGSEERAEGTGALVDEHSGLSLKPGSFTAVAAADPAEAIELADRLGRYRAADGVTLDGVPLEAMPLGSLRRRVLVADNDARLFSGRLADGLAGVGAGAGSSASASASSGVDIGAGSSTATGDRADSVSRITAALHTAAAEDIIEALPEGLDATVSERGRSFSGGQQQRLRLARALLANPEVLLLVEPTSAVDAHTEACIAERLAAARAGRTTVVFTTSPLMLDRAERVVFLAGGRAAAEGRHRELLATVPGYRATVTREEN; encoded by the coding sequence ATGCGGCGCCTCCCCGAGCCGGACCCCGGCCTTCCCGACACCCGATCGGCGACCCGGTACTTGATCTGGCTCGTACGGATGCAGTGGACGTCGATGACGCTCGGCGCGTTCTGGGGCATGGTCTGGATGGTGAGCCAGGCGCTGATGCCGGCCGCGATCGGCAAGACCATCGACGCCGGCGTCACCGCGAGGGACACCGGCGAGATCTGGCGCTGGTCCACTGTGGTGCTTCTCCTGGGTTGCCTGACCGGTGTGGCCGGGATCCTGCGCCACCGGTGCGCCGTCACCAACTGGCTGACCTCCGCCTACCGCACCGTGCAGCTCACCGCGCGCCAGGCGACCGACCTCGGCGCCACCCTGCCCAGCCGCATCGCCACCGGCGACGTGGTGTCGATCGGCACCGCCGACACCTCCAGCATCGGCAGCACGATGGACGTCAGCGCGCGGTTCGCCGGCGCGGTGGTGTCGGTGGTGCTGGTCTCGGTGCTGCTGCTCAGCACCGAGGTGCGGATCGGGCTCACCGTGCTGATCGGCGTGCCGCTGATCATGGCCCTGGTCGGGCCGCTGCTCAAGCCGATGCACCGGCGGCAGAGCGAGGTGCGCGCGCTGCAGGGCAAGCTGACCGGCCGTGCCAACGACATCGTGGCCGGCCTGCGGGTGCTGCGCGGCATCGGCGGCGAGCCGGAGTTCGCCGAACGCTACCGGGAGCAGTCGCAGGAGCTGCGGTTCGCCGGGGTCCGGGTGGCGCGCGTGGAGTCGGTGCTGGAGTCGGCGCAGGTGCTGCTGCCGGGGCTGTTCGTGGTCGGCGTGACCTGGCTCGCGGCCCGGCTGGCGGTGTCCCACGAGATCACCACCGGGCAGCTCGTGGCGTTCTACGGCTACGCCGCGTTCCTGGTGCTGCCGTTGCGGACGATCACCGAGGCCTGGGGCCGGCTTCTGCGGGCGCACGTGGCGGCCACGAAGGTTGTCAGGGTCCTGGCACTGAGCCATCCGCTGGCCGAGACCGCGGGTTCCGAGGAGCGGGCCGAGGGCACCGGGGCGCTCGTCGACGAGCACTCCGGGCTGAGCCTGAAGCCGGGGTCGTTCACGGCGGTGGCCGCCGCGGACCCGGCCGAGGCGATCGAGCTGGCCGACCGGCTCGGACGCTACCGGGCCGCCGACGGCGTCACGCTGGACGGCGTGCCGCTTGAGGCGATGCCGCTGGGGAGCCTGCGGCGGCGGGTCCTGGTGGCGGACAACGATGCGCGGTTGTTCTCGGGGCGGTTGGCTGACGGGCTGGCCGGCGTGGGTGCTGGTGCTGGTTCCAGTGCTAGTGCTAGTGCTAGTTCCGGTGTTGATATCGGTGCTGGTTCCAGCACCGCCACCGGCGATCGCGCTGACAGCGTGAGTCGCATCACCGCCGCCCTGCACACCGCCGCGGCCGAGGACATCATCGAGGCCCTGCCCGAAGGCCTGGACGCCACGGTCTCCGAACGCGGCCGGTCCTTCTCCGGCGGTCAGCAGCAACGGCTGCGCCTGGCGCGTGCGCTGCTCGCCAACCCGGAGGTACTGCTGCTCGTCGAGCCGACCAGCGCGGTCGACGCGCACACCGAGGCCTGCATCGCCGAACGGCTGGCGGCGGCCCGCGCCGGCCGCACGACCGTGGTGTTCACGACCAGTCCGCTGATGCTCGACCGGGCCGAGCGCGTGGTGTTCCTGGCCGGGGGCCGGGCCGCCGCCGAGGGCCGGCACCGCGAACTGTTGGCGACCGTGCCCGGCTACCGGGCGACCGTGACCAGGGAAGAGAACTGA